The DNA sequence GGCCATCTTATTTCTATCGTGCCAGTTTTATGAGTGTAAGTATCTGTTATTTATACTGACACTATTTACGAACATTGTCTACTGTTAACTGTTACAAGATCCTTTCCTTTGCGTCCCCTGATCATTCAGGTAGAGTTTACCTTTATCGCGACGCCTCGTAATACAGCGCCAAAAAAGACACCTGTTAAGAATGAAAGAATAGAGAGAATTCGTGTTAACGGGATTTTGGAAACAATTTTATAAGAATAATGCCTAAAACAAATCCTCCAATATGTGCCCACCATGCTACTCCTCCACTTTCAACGGAAGAAATTGCTGCTGTTCCACTGAAAAACTGAATAAAGAACCAAAAACCCAATACAATTACGGCGGGTAATTCAATAAGCTGCCAAATAATGAACAACGGTAGAATAACGAGCACCCTTGCTTTTGGAAAGCTAATCATATAAGCTCCTAATACACCAGCAATTGCGCCACTTGCTCCTATACAGGGGACTCCGGACTGATAATTGAAGTAAACATGTACAATGGCAGACCCAATTCCACAAATAAGATAAAAGAGGATAAATTTGAATCGCCCCAGCATAGCTTCGATATTATCGCCGAAAATCCACAAATACCACATATTTCCTATGAGATGAATAAAGCCCCCGTGGAGAAACATATAGCTAAAAAAGGGGAAATATGCCTCTGCCATACTCATATCAGGAATTTCATCGCGGTAGGATAATTTAGCAGGAATAACACCAAATTGAAAAAGGAAGGATTCTAATTGATGACCCAATGAGAGTTCAAAGAGAAAAACTATCACATTTAAGGAAATAATACTGGCGGTAATAAAAGGAAATGCGCCTGAAGGATTTCGGTCACGAATGGGTATCATGGAATCTTGGAGCGAATAGAAGGAACTTGGCTACATCGGCTAAATCCTTCTCAGGACCAGACAAAGCTACGCAAGCCGTTGTAATCCACATCTAAAACAAAATTCGGCATTACCACTTAGCACTTTGAGCAAGTACTTTATAATAAGGAAAATTTCTTCCGGGACAATCTGTATCTTTAATATGCTTATGGGTAATAATGTTTTTTGAAGGAATATGGCACCTATCCTGAAGATATTCTACCAGC is a window from the Candidatus Jettenia sp. genome containing:
- a CDS encoding rhomboid family intramembrane serine protease, which produces MIPIRDRNPSGAFPFITASIISLNVIVFLFELSLGHQLESFLFQFGVIPAKLSYRDEIPDMSMAEAYFPFFSYMFLHGGFIHLIGNMWYLWIFGDNIEAMLGRFKFILFYLICGIGSAIVHVYFNYQSGVPCIGASGAIAGVLGAYMISFPKARVLVILPLFIIWQLIELPAVIVLGFWFFIQFFSGTAAISSVESGGVAWWAHIGGFVLGIILIKLFPKSR